One Natronolimnobius sp. AArcel1 genomic region harbors:
- a CDS encoding glucose 1-dehydrogenase, which yields MKAIAVEPGAGKPELVERPRPNPGPGEALVRTLRVGVDGTDHEVIAGHHGDLPDEADRLVLGHEAVGVVEDPNGTALEAGQVVVPTVRRRPNGVDNEYFERGEPDMAPAGEYVERGIVGADGFMAEYFVSPADALVPVPEAYASLGFLVEPISISEKALEHALASRSAFDWTLDSGLVLGNGSLGLITLAMLEMSDLQSTYCLGRRDRPDPTIEIIEELGGTYIDSRETPVSEVADAYEGMDLVYEATGYAKHAFETVDALAPNGVGVLLGVPDDWNFEVDGGRLHRELVLHNKALLGTVNSHRGHFEAAVDTLTQLPEWFTDDLVTGVYGLEEFDRAFETGDDVIKTAVEFSSR from the coding sequence TCGAGCGGCCCAGGCCCAACCCAGGACCCGGTGAGGCACTCGTCCGAACCCTCCGCGTGGGTGTCGACGGAACTGACCACGAAGTCATCGCAGGCCATCACGGGGACCTCCCGGATGAAGCAGACCGACTCGTCCTCGGTCACGAAGCCGTCGGTGTCGTCGAAGACCCAAACGGCACCGCGCTCGAGGCCGGCCAGGTCGTTGTCCCAACCGTTCGCCGGCGGCCAAACGGCGTCGACAACGAGTACTTCGAACGCGGCGAACCCGACATGGCACCGGCCGGCGAGTACGTCGAACGCGGCATCGTCGGCGCGGATGGGTTCATGGCGGAGTACTTCGTGAGCCCTGCCGACGCGCTCGTTCCCGTCCCCGAGGCGTACGCATCACTCGGCTTTCTCGTCGAACCGATTAGTATCTCCGAGAAGGCACTCGAGCACGCACTCGCTTCTCGGTCGGCGTTCGACTGGACCCTCGACTCGGGGCTCGTCCTCGGCAACGGCTCGCTCGGACTCATCACGCTCGCAATGCTCGAGATGAGCGACCTCCAGAGCACCTACTGTCTCGGCCGGCGTGACCGGCCAGATCCGACAATCGAAATTATCGAGGAACTGGGTGGGACGTACATCGACTCGCGTGAAACCCCAGTCTCTGAGGTTGCCGACGCATACGAGGGGATGGACCTCGTCTATGAGGCAACGGGCTACGCGAAACACGCCTTCGAGACGGTCGATGCGCTCGCGCCGAACGGGGTGGGCGTCCTCCTCGGCGTGCCCGACGACTGGAACTTCGAGGTCGACGGCGGCCGACTCCACCGAGAACTCGTTCTCCACAACAAGGCCTTGCTCGGGACCGTCAACTCGCATCGTGGCCACTTTGAGGCCGCCGTCGACACCCTCACGCAACTGCCCGAGTGGTTCACCGACGACCTCGTGACCGGCGTCTACGGCCTCGAGGAGTTCGACCGTGCCTTCGAAACCGGTGACGACGTTATCAAGACCGCCGTCGAGTTCTCGAGTCGCTAA
- a CDS encoding mandelate racemase/muconate lactonizing enzyme family protein, with protein sequence MGVNYSGLHDPNAEYTMRELSAENMNVTRERGGGRDVEITDIQTTMVDGNFPWTLVRIYTDAGIVGTGEAYWGAGVPELTERMKPFLVGENPLDIDRLTEHLVQKMSGEGSIAGVTITAVSGIEVALHDLAGKILDVPAYQLLGGKYRDEMRVYCDCHTEEEADPIACADEAERVVDELGYDALKFDLDVPSGHEKDRANRHLRGPEIEHKASIVEAVTERVGSRADVAFDCHWTFSGGSAKRLAERLEEYDIWWLEDPVPPENHDVQQEVTQSTTTPITAGENVYRTHGQRRLIEEQAVDIIAPDMPKVGGMRETVKIANLADMYYMPVAMHNVASPVSTMGSAHVGAAIPNSLAVEYHSYELGWWEDLVEEDVIEDGYIEIPEKPGLGVTLDMDVVAEHMVEGEELFDEA encoded by the coding sequence ATGGGAGTCAATTATTCAGGTTTGCACGATCCGAACGCGGAGTATACGATGCGGGAACTCTCCGCCGAGAATATGAACGTCACGCGCGAGCGCGGCGGCGGCCGCGATGTCGAAATTACCGACATCCAGACGACGATGGTCGACGGCAACTTCCCGTGGACGCTCGTGCGAATCTACACTGACGCTGGTATCGTCGGCACCGGTGAAGCCTACTGGGGCGCTGGCGTTCCCGAACTCACCGAACGGATGAAGCCGTTCCTCGTCGGCGAGAATCCACTTGATATCGACCGACTCACTGAGCACCTCGTCCAGAAGATGTCCGGTGAAGGCTCGATTGCCGGCGTCACTATCACTGCCGTCTCCGGCATCGAAGTCGCCCTGCACGACCTCGCAGGCAAGATTCTGGACGTCCCGGCCTACCAGCTGCTCGGTGGCAAGTACCGCGACGAGATGCGCGTCTACTGTGACTGCCACACCGAAGAGGAAGCCGACCCAATCGCCTGCGCCGACGAGGCCGAACGCGTCGTCGACGAACTCGGCTACGACGCGCTGAAGTTCGACCTCGACGTGCCTTCGGGCCACGAAAAAGACCGCGCGAACCGCCACCTGCGCGGCCCCGAAATCGAGCACAAAGCGAGCATCGTCGAGGCCGTCACCGAACGCGTTGGCTCGCGCGCAGACGTCGCCTTTGACTGCCACTGGACGTTCTCCGGCGGCAGCGCGAAGCGACTCGCCGAGCGACTCGAGGAGTACGACATCTGGTGGCTCGAGGACCCCGTTCCGCCAGAGAACCACGACGTGCAACAAGAGGTCACGCAGTCGACGACGACGCCGATTACGGCCGGCGAAAACGTCTACCGGACGCACGGTCAGCGCCGACTCATTGAGGAGCAGGCCGTCGACATCATCGCGCCGGATATGCCGAAAGTCGGCGGCATGCGCGAGACAGTCAAAATCGCCAACCTCGCGGATATGTACTATATGCCGGTCGCGATGCACAACGTCGCCTCGCCGGTGTCGACGATGGGCAGCGCCCACGTCGGCGCGGCGATTCCGAACTCCCTCGCCGTCGAGTACCACTCCTACGAACTCGGCTGGTGGGAGGACTTAGTCGAAGAGGACGTCATCGAAGACGGTTACATCGAAATCCCCGAAAAGCCAGGTCTCGGCGTCACGCTCGACATGGACGTCGTCGCAGAACACATGGTCGAGGGCGAAGAGCTCTTCGACGAGGCCTGA
- a CDS encoding S1C family serine protease, with the protein MSDQQDRLPRRQLLQMAGITVAAGGLPATASAAVSETVTGSTDSSRHPQSLQETDDPNGEAQYADVYEETIDNVVLVTVGGPNEDGDVPEDAPEGMGSGFILEDGYVVTNEHVVTDATDVELQFRDEQWATASVIGTDSHSDLAILEIDGDAPDAVDGLSFVDETPTIGQEVLALGNPLGFDASITQGIVSGVDRSLPSPTGFSIPAAIQTDAALNPGNSGGPLVTLEREVAGIVFAGASQTIGFAIAAQLADRVVPDLIDDGEYAHPYMGVGVLPVDPVIAEANDLEEPQGVLVMDVEPDGPAGGVFDAADDGAVTGDTVVPTGGDVIVAIDDEPIPNQDRLSSFLALETAPGDTVSVEIIRDGDSETVDLELAERPDVDLP; encoded by the coding sequence ATGTCAGACCAACAGGACCGCCTTCCTCGTCGCCAACTCCTCCAGATGGCCGGTATCACTGTCGCGGCAGGGGGCCTTCCAGCGACCGCGTCCGCTGCTGTCTCGGAGACCGTCACCGGGAGCACGGACTCGAGCAGGCACCCCCAATCACTCCAAGAAACGGACGACCCAAACGGAGAGGCCCAGTACGCAGACGTTTACGAGGAGACGATCGACAACGTCGTTCTCGTCACTGTCGGCGGCCCGAACGAGGACGGAGATGTCCCCGAAGACGCGCCAGAGGGGATGGGATCGGGATTCATTCTCGAAGATGGATACGTCGTCACGAACGAGCACGTCGTCACCGACGCGACAGACGTCGAACTCCAGTTTCGAGACGAACAGTGGGCAACGGCGTCAGTCATCGGAACGGATAGCCACAGCGATCTCGCCATCCTCGAAATTGACGGCGATGCTCCCGACGCTGTCGACGGACTCTCGTTCGTCGACGAAACGCCAACGATTGGCCAGGAGGTGCTCGCACTCGGCAACCCACTCGGGTTCGACGCGTCGATCACACAGGGAATTGTCAGCGGGGTCGATCGGTCGCTGCCGAGTCCGACCGGCTTTTCGATCCCGGCGGCGATCCAGACCGACGCGGCGCTCAACCCTGGCAACAGCGGCGGCCCGCTCGTTACCCTCGAGAGAGAAGTCGCCGGCATCGTCTTCGCCGGCGCGAGCCAGACAATCGGCTTTGCGATTGCTGCCCAACTTGCCGATCGAGTCGTCCCCGACCTGATCGACGACGGCGAGTATGCACACCCCTACATGGGCGTCGGCGTACTGCCCGTCGATCCAGTGATCGCCGAGGCGAACGACCTCGAGGAGCCACAGGGCGTGCTGGTCATGGATGTCGAACCTGATGGTCCTGCGGGTGGCGTCTTCGACGCTGCCGACGACGGTGCCGTCACCGGCGATACGGTTGTCCCGACAGGTGGCGATGTCATCGTCGCAATCGATGATGAGCCGATTCCGAATCAGGACCGCTTATCCTCATTTCTCGCCCTTGAGACCGCACCCGGCGACACAGTCTCGGTCGAAATTATCCGCGACGGCGACAGCGAGACGGTCGATCTCGAGCTTGCGGAACGTCCGGATGTCGACTTGCCGTAA
- a CDS encoding protein translocase SEC61 complex subunit gamma — MDVPYDLTSYVRVLKMATTPTTEEFTQVAKIAGAGILFVGFIGFIIGTIMMFLPAGGGL, encoded by the coding sequence ATGGACGTTCCGTACGACCTCACCTCGTACGTGCGGGTGTTAAAAATGGCGACGACACCCACCACCGAGGAATTCACGCAGGTAGCAAAAATCGCCGGTGCAGGAATCCTCTTCGTTGGATTCATCGGCTTCATTATCGGCACGATTATGATGTTCCTCCCGGCGGGTGGTGGCCTCTAA
- a CDS encoding transcription elongation factor Spt5 — translation MGIFAVKTTASQERTVADMIINREEPEIHAALAPDSLTSYVMVEAEGDAALNRVLEDIPHARSIVPGESDISEVEHFLSPKPDVEGIAEGDIVELIAGPFKGEKAQVQRIDEGKDQVTVELYEATVPIPVTVRGDQIRVLDSDER, via the coding sequence ATGGGTATTTTCGCCGTCAAAACAACCGCGAGCCAGGAACGCACCGTCGCGGACATGATCATCAACCGCGAAGAGCCAGAGATTCACGCCGCGCTCGCACCCGACTCGCTCACGTCGTACGTGATGGTCGAAGCCGAAGGCGATGCGGCCTTGAATCGCGTGCTCGAGGATATCCCACACGCGCGTAGCATCGTCCCTGGCGAATCCGACATTTCCGAGGTTGAGCATTTCCTCTCGCCAAAACCAGACGTCGAGGGAATCGCAGAGGGTGACATCGTCGAACTCATCGCTGGCCCGTTCAAAGGCGAGAAAGCACAGGTACAGCGCATCGACGAAGGCAAAGATCAGGTGACCGTCGAACTGTACGAGGCGACGGTTCCGATCCCAGTGACGGTTCGGGGCGACCAGATTCGAGTGCTCGACAGCGACGAGCGATAG
- a CDS encoding PHP domain-containing protein, with the protein MGVSDGVTTLVDCHVKVLSEGVVERAKQAGLDVLVYAPHFTRLPEIRDQAAAYSDEDLLVVPAREVFTGTWRNRKHVLAVGLTDPVPDFISLEAAMTEFERQDAAVLVPHPTFATVCLSESDIARYAETIDALETFNPKHLPFHNRRAQALANEHELAPFTSSYAHLTRTAGAAYTAFEAEINSEDDLCGALTNPAPRQIVHQDGLERWITTASELAHLGYENTWKKVDRLFLSGTEPTHPNHIAYDGRFDDVSVY; encoded by the coding sequence ATGGGCGTGAGTGACGGCGTGACGACTCTAGTCGATTGCCATGTGAAGGTCCTCTCGGAGGGCGTTGTCGAGCGAGCGAAGCAAGCTGGACTCGATGTACTCGTCTATGCACCCCATTTCACTCGGTTGCCCGAAATCCGCGACCAGGCGGCGGCCTACTCCGATGAGGACCTTCTCGTCGTCCCCGCACGCGAAGTGTTCACTGGGACGTGGCGAAACCGCAAGCACGTCCTCGCCGTCGGGCTTACCGACCCTGTACCGGATTTCATCTCGCTCGAGGCGGCGATGACGGAGTTCGAGCGACAGGACGCAGCCGTACTCGTGCCACATCCGACGTTTGCGACCGTCTGTCTGTCTGAAAGCGACATCGCCCGGTACGCAGAGACAATTGATGCACTCGAGACGTTCAATCCGAAACACCTTCCCTTTCATAACCGTCGTGCCCAGGCGCTTGCCAACGAGCACGAGTTAGCACCGTTTACGTCCTCATACGCGCACCTCACGCGGACAGCGGGGGCCGCCTATACAGCCTTCGAAGCCGAAATCAACAGTGAAGACGACCTCTGTGGGGCACTGACAAATCCTGCGCCACGACAGATCGTTCATCAGGACGGCCTCGAGCGATGGATTACAACGGCGAGTGAACTGGCCCACCTCGGCTACGAAAATACCTGGAAAAAGGTGGATCGACTGTTTCTGTCGGGAACTGAGCCAACCCATCCAAACCACATCGCCTACGACGGCCGATTCGACGACGTTTCTGTGTACTAA
- a CDS encoding Mut7-C RNAse domain-containing protein, translating to MRLLLDVMCGGLVAYLRMCNHDTVYAGDRGLEADDVLLALAREEGRTLVTRDVELATRAAESPGSILLEEHNVEAQLAELASAGVSLELPAEPRLCGRCNGSLEAVESDAPTPAYAPTPEEFSVWRCQDCGHHFWRGSHWDRVEQTLAQVSSGIAESNDEG from the coding sequence ATGCGACTCCTCCTCGATGTCATGTGCGGCGGCCTTGTCGCCTACCTGCGAATGTGCAACCATGACACCGTCTACGCGGGTGACCGTGGCCTCGAGGCAGACGACGTCCTGCTAGCACTCGCCCGCGAAGAGGGCCGAACGCTCGTCACGAGAGATGTTGAACTCGCAACTCGAGCCGCGGAGTCTCCTGGCTCGATTCTGCTCGAGGAGCATAACGTCGAGGCTCAACTCGCAGAACTCGCTTCGGCCGGCGTTTCCCTCGAACTGCCGGCTGAACCCCGGCTGTGTGGCCGGTGTAACGGCTCGCTCGAGGCAGTCGAATCCGACGCACCAACGCCTGCATACGCGCCCACTCCGGAAGAGTTCTCCGTGTGGCGCTGCCAGGACTGTGGCCACCACTTCTGGCGTGGCAGTCACTGGGATCGTGTCGAACAGACGCTCGCGCAGGTCTCGAGTGGGATAGCGGAGTCGAACGACGAAGGTTAG
- the polX gene encoding DNA polymerase/3'-5' exonuclease PolX yields MATNAEIAGRFEEFADLLEADDVEYKPRAYRRAAENIQAHPVPIADRIGRGDEEVLEEIDGVGNAISSKIVEYVDTGTIAELEELRAELPIDIADITRIEGVGPKTAGKLYRELGIETLDDLEEAAEASEIQEIKGFGPKTEENIRENLEFAREVGQRHLLGEGRPLADDVLAFLSGLESVERCEVAGSIRRWRETIGDVDVLVGTNAGEDVIEAFTAWDSVDSEIESGPEKASVRVGEIRVDLRVVVPEEFGSALQYFTGSKDHNVTLRNYAIDRGMKLNEYGAFDVRDVADHEAGQRVGDRVAGETEEGMYESLGLPWIPPELREDRGEIAAAEADALPDLITREDIRGDLHTHTEWSDGNTPIKSMVEAAADMGYEFYGVADHAEGPGIVGGMGLSDTEILEQVEQIREVAAAADIEVLAGIEANVDATGEIGLTEEVIDALDVIVASPHSALDQDAETATERLVTAVENPAVDVLGHPSGRMLNERSGLEFDATALGRAAAEHDTALEINANPRRLDLWGSAVQAALEEGAPISINTDAHQPSTLEYMRWGVHTARRGWAEPADVINTWELEELREFLH; encoded by the coding sequence ATGGCGACCAACGCCGAGATCGCCGGCCGATTCGAGGAGTTTGCGGACTTACTCGAGGCCGACGACGTCGAGTACAAACCGCGTGCGTATCGCCGCGCCGCAGAAAACATCCAAGCCCATCCCGTCCCGATTGCCGACCGGATCGGACGCGGCGACGAGGAGGTTCTCGAGGAGATCGACGGCGTTGGCAACGCCATCTCCTCGAAAATCGTCGAGTATGTCGACACGGGGACCATCGCGGAACTCGAGGAGCTTCGCGCCGAGTTGCCAATCGACATCGCTGATATCACGCGCATCGAAGGCGTCGGCCCGAAAACCGCGGGCAAACTGTACCGTGAACTCGGGATCGAAACGCTCGACGATCTCGAGGAAGCCGCTGAAGCGAGCGAGATTCAGGAGATCAAAGGCTTCGGTCCGAAGACCGAGGAAAACATCCGCGAGAACCTCGAATTCGCCCGTGAGGTCGGCCAACGCCACCTGCTTGGTGAGGGGCGTCCGCTCGCCGACGACGTGCTCGCGTTTCTGTCCGGACTCGAGTCAGTCGAACGCTGTGAGGTCGCGGGTTCGATCCGGCGCTGGCGGGAGACAATCGGCGACGTAGACGTCTTGGTTGGCACGAATGCTGGCGAGGACGTAATCGAGGCGTTCACAGCGTGGGATTCCGTCGACAGCGAGATCGAGTCCGGTCCGGAAAAGGCGAGCGTCCGCGTTGGCGAGATTCGAGTCGACCTGCGCGTCGTTGTCCCCGAGGAGTTCGGCTCCGCACTCCAGTACTTTACGGGCAGCAAGGATCACAACGTCACGCTTCGCAACTACGCGATTGACCGCGGGATGAAGCTGAACGAGTATGGTGCCTTCGACGTGAGAGATGTCGCCGATCACGAAGCAGGCCAACGCGTCGGTGATCGCGTCGCAGGCGAGACTGAGGAAGGCATGTACGAATCACTCGGCCTGCCGTGGATTCCGCCGGAACTGCGCGAGGACCGCGGCGAAATTGCGGCCGCTGAAGCCGACGCCCTCCCTGATCTCATCACGCGCGAGGACATCCGCGGCGACCTCCACACCCACACCGAGTGGTCCGACGGCAACACACCCATCAAGTCGATGGTCGAGGCCGCTGCTGACATGGGGTACGAGTTCTATGGCGTCGCCGACCACGCTGAAGGCCCCGGAATCGTCGGGGGGATGGGGCTCTCAGACACCGAAATTCTCGAGCAAGTCGAGCAGATCCGTGAGGTCGCCGCTGCAGCCGATATCGAGGTCTTAGCCGGGATTGAAGCCAACGTCGACGCTACGGGCGAAATCGGGCTCACTGAGGAGGTAATCGACGCACTCGACGTGATCGTCGCCTCGCCCCACAGCGCGCTCGATCAGGACGCCGAAACCGCAACCGAGCGGCTCGTCACCGCCGTCGAAAATCCTGCGGTCGACGTACTCGGCCACCCGAGCGGGCGCATGCTCAACGAGCGTTCGGGACTCGAGTTTGATGCCACCGCGCTCGGACGGGCAGCCGCGGAACACGACACCGCGCTCGAGATCAACGCGAATCCTCGCCGGCTGGATCTGTGGGGCAGCGCCGTTCAGGCGGCTCTCGAGGAGGGAGCGCCGATTTCGATCAACACGGATGCCCACCAGCCCTCGACGCTCGAGTACATGCGCTGGGGTGTCCATACCGCTCGGCGCGGCTGGGCCGAGCCTGCAGACGTGATCAACACCTGGGAACTCGAGGAGCTACGCGAGTTCTTGCACTGA
- a CDS encoding DUF5788 family protein, whose translation MQAYERKQLLERVERDGATVGADIPETIEVQGEAIDLRTFVFEIKRRETVPAGERDRVEQAKQNLRRERNERLELIEEGDISREKGEELAGSIIGIDRALNALESLGPTNLEREQKAQQAADTKRWMSFLKKALGQDDDAATRRGR comes from the coding sequence GTGCAAGCATACGAGCGCAAGCAGTTGCTCGAGCGCGTCGAGCGCGACGGTGCGACCGTCGGTGCGGACATCCCGGAGACCATCGAGGTCCAGGGCGAGGCAATCGACCTCCGGACGTTTGTCTTCGAGATCAAGCGCCGCGAGACGGTGCCGGCCGGCGAACGCGACCGCGTCGAGCAAGCAAAACAGAACCTGCGGCGTGAACGCAACGAGCGCCTCGAGTTAATCGAAGAGGGTGATATCTCCCGCGAGAAAGGCGAGGAACTCGCCGGGAGTATCATCGGCATCGACCGCGCGCTGAATGCCTTAGAGAGCCTCGGCCCGACGAACCTCGAGCGCGAACAGAAGGCACAGCAAGCCGCCGATACGAAACGCTGGATGTCGTTTCTCAAGAAGGCGCTGGGACAGGACGACGACGCGGCCACACGGAGGGGACGCTAG
- a CDS encoding rhomboid family intramembrane serine protease: protein MAKCDACGKNENMPYNCRHCGGTYCGDHRLPENHNCTGLENWNDPKGVFDSGFDDSVQAGSSASKSTSQKVLDAVPIDTGPGGPLAYFRGNATYTILLLIWITWVAQILVATLGGTNLYRALFVLTPQNPEFVWTWVTSTFSHALPPNIFHIVFNSIVIFFFGPLVERYVGSKKFAILFVVSGALAGLGQVAIQITQGLAETPFGGVVGASGAALAIMGVITVLNPNLRVYLMMIIPMPLWALTAGVAFISIFFVGTGGGGDIAHAAHLIGLVIGLAYGEYIKRTKNIRTPSQLQLGGGGGGGPGGPGGPGGPGRRRF, encoded by the coding sequence ATGGCCAAGTGCGACGCGTGTGGAAAAAACGAAAATATGCCGTACAACTGCCGCCACTGCGGCGGCACGTACTGCGGTGACCACCGGCTGCCGGAGAATCACAACTGCACCGGCCTCGAGAACTGGAACGACCCGAAAGGCGTCTTCGATAGCGGGTTCGACGACAGCGTACAGGCAGGCTCGAGTGCGTCAAAATCGACGTCACAGAAGGTCCTCGATGCCGTTCCAATCGACACTGGACCGGGTGGCCCACTGGCGTACTTCCGCGGCAATGCAACCTACACAATTCTCCTGCTGATCTGGATTACGTGGGTCGCTCAGATACTCGTAGCGACCTTGGGTGGCACAAATCTTTACCGCGCGCTGTTCGTGCTTACGCCCCAGAATCCGGAGTTCGTCTGGACGTGGGTCACGTCGACGTTTTCACACGCGCTGCCGCCTAACATCTTCCACATCGTCTTCAACAGCATCGTGATATTCTTCTTCGGCCCGCTCGTCGAGCGCTACGTCGGCTCGAAGAAGTTTGCGATTCTGTTCGTCGTCAGCGGTGCGCTTGCTGGTCTCGGACAGGTTGCAATTCAGATCACACAGGGCCTTGCAGAGACCCCCTTCGGCGGCGTCGTTGGAGCCAGCGGTGCTGCGCTCGCGATTATGGGCGTTATCACCGTTCTCAACCCGAACCTTCGGGTCTACCTCATGATGATTATCCCGATGCCGCTGTGGGCGCTCACCGCCGGTGTCGCGTTCATCAGTATCTTCTTCGTTGGGACAGGCGGTGGCGGAGATATCGCACACGCAGCCCACCTCATCGGACTGGTCATCGGGCTTGCCTACGGTGAGTACATCAAGCGAACCAAAAATATCCGAACCCCAAGCCAGCTGCAACTCGGTGGTGGCGGTGGCGGAGGCCCCGGCGGTCCAGGCGGCCCGGGCGGTCCCGGCCGTCGTCGCTTCTAA
- a CDS encoding endonuclease V — protein MTSSRPDLEPDASLSRAEMESLQRDIAAAAVFEDDLAFEPTTLSNPLAAAAGDADGDQPIVAGVDQSFLTNDEGEQDRALSAVVAMQGGDVLERVHAITPLESPYIPGLLSFREGRPILAALEKLSVDPDLLLFDGSGRIHFRQAGIATHMGVVLDVPAIGVAKSLLCGEPLEETADRSVGTQIPIEADDSVDAPAGTVLGYAVQTRQYDSPNRHINPLYVSPGHRVGAETAADIALALAGSYKLPEPVRLADSEATAAKP, from the coding sequence ATGACCAGCTCTCGCCCCGACCTCGAGCCCGACGCCTCCCTCTCGAGAGCCGAGATGGAATCGCTCCAGCGCGACATCGCGGCGGCCGCGGTGTTCGAAGACGATCTTGCCTTTGAGCCAACGACGCTTTCGAACCCGCTGGCTGCGGCTGCGGGAGATGCGGACGGCGACCAGCCGATTGTCGCCGGCGTCGATCAGTCCTTTCTGACGAACGACGAGGGCGAGCAAGACCGCGCGCTCAGTGCCGTCGTCGCCATGCAAGGCGGCGACGTGCTCGAGCGAGTTCATGCGATTACGCCACTCGAGAGTCCCTACATTCCGGGCCTCCTCTCCTTTCGCGAGGGACGGCCGATTCTGGCGGCGCTCGAGAAACTCTCCGTCGACCCCGATCTCCTGCTGTTCGACGGGAGTGGGCGCATTCACTTTCGGCAGGCCGGAATTGCAACGCATATGGGCGTCGTACTGGACGTGCCGGCCATCGGGGTCGCAAAGAGTCTGCTCTGTGGCGAGCCACTCGAGGAAACCGCGGATCGCTCGGTGGGAACACAGATTCCGATTGAGGCGGACGACTCCGTCGACGCACCCGCGGGGACCGTCCTCGGCTACGCGGTCCAGACCCGCCAGTACGACTCGCCGAATCGCCATATCAACCCACTGTACGTCAGTCCCGGCCACCGGGTCGGCGCGGAGACGGCGGCCGACATCGCGCTCGCACTCGCCGGATCGTACAAACTGCCGGAACCCGTTCGACTCGCCGATTCCGAGGCGACGGCGGCCAAACCCTGA
- a CDS encoding SDR family oxidoreductase, with protein MTTAEDDAGTDETGDESAEPAEDADPEPVESTPPEREDDANLETDDPETGEPAAEPATESEPAATADAGAGTGDTSGEATATDTDTGATDAGATSETTTDTANERYTRKKCVLITGCSSGIGRATALAFLQSNWQVVATARNTDDITDLEEAGCTTLALDVTDPEQVARAVEETVEIGGAIDCLVNNAGYAQMGPLEDVSTADLHRQFDVNVYGPHRLTRAALPHMRAQGEGRIINVSSVIGRISIPGSGAYAGSKHALEAMSDALRAEAEEFGIEVVIVEPGPVETEFTNRVDEELPEDQRTPAYEALYELYDDMQLIGGGGPFASDPEDVARAILESATTSEPPARYPVGPLAQYGVYARYLPDRLRDAGYGLLRKLT; from the coding sequence ATGACCACCGCTGAGGACGACGCGGGGACGGACGAAACCGGCGACGAGTCGGCGGAACCGGCCGAGGACGCCGATCCAGAGCCAGTCGAGTCGACACCACCCGAGAGAGAGGATGACGCCAACCTCGAGACGGACGATCCTGAAACCGGCGAACCAGCAGCTGAGCCGGCCACCGAAAGCGAGCCGGCGGCTACAGCCGACGCAGGCGCTGGGACGGGTGACACCTCGGGTGAAGCAACTGCGACAGACACTGACACTGGCGCAACCGACGCTGGAGCAACCAGTGAGACGACGACTGACACAGCCAACGAGCGCTACACGCGCAAGAAGTGCGTCCTGATCACTGGCTGTTCCTCGGGTATTGGCCGTGCGACTGCCCTCGCGTTCTTGCAGTCGAACTGGCAGGTCGTCGCGACGGCTCGCAACACCGACGATATTACCGACCTCGAGGAGGCAGGGTGTACGACGCTCGCACTCGACGTGACCGATCCCGAACAGGTCGCTCGCGCAGTCGAAGAAACCGTCGAGATCGGCGGTGCAATCGACTGTCTCGTCAACAACGCTGGCTACGCCCAGATGGGGCCACTCGAGGACGTGTCTACGGCGGATCTCCACCGCCAGTTCGACGTGAACGTCTACGGCCCGCACAGACTCACCCGTGCCGCATTGCCCCACATGCGCGCCCAGGGAGAAGGCCGAATCATCAACGTCTCGAGCGTCATCGGCCGGATTTCGATTCCCGGCTCCGGTGCGTATGCCGGCTCGAAACACGCTCTCGAGGCGATGAGCGACGCGCTCCGAGCGGAAGCTGAGGAGTTCGGTATCGAAGTCGTCATCGTCGAACCCGGCCCAGTCGAGACGGAGTTTACGAATCGTGTCGACGAGGAACTACCCGAAGACCAGCGTACACCAGCCTACGAGGCGCTGTACGAACTCTACGACGATATGCAACTGATCGGCGGTGGCGGTCCATTCGCCTCCGACCCCGAAGACGTCGCTCGCGCGATTCTCGAGTCCGCGACGACCTCCGAGCCACCCGCGCGATATCCAGTTGGCCCGCTGGCGCAGTACGGCGTCTACGCCCGCTACCTGCCGGATCGGCTGCGTGATGCTGGCTACGGATTACTCCGGAAACTGACCTGA